DNA from Musa acuminata AAA Group cultivar baxijiao chromosome BXJ1-5, Cavendish_Baxijiao_AAA, whole genome shotgun sequence:
AATACAACATAAAGTATGTTAAAAACTGATGAACTCCCCCAGATTTATCACAGGAATTGATTTCTGTAGACATCTTAGTTTTCATGGTCAAGAAGCAAGCAACATTTGCGTATCCACTTAACAATAGCCTTTTCATTACACTCCAACAGTCAAACTCACCAATCGTTGCACAAAAGCATACCGAGAGCTCCATCCACTATTGAGAGCCACGAGGTGCTACTTATCTCTAATACAAAACCAAACCAATCACCGCCAACCCAAGCCATATTGCTTAAAAAAGATGGATATTCTTGTTCCAAATAAACAAGGATGACTTGGTTCGAGATGGACCTGAAGGAGGGCACTAGCGCCGGAATCGACCTGCGTGAGATTGGCAAGGAGCATAACAAGGAGGCGTGAGAGATTGGGATCGCCGTGCTTGTAAAGAACGTCCAAGGCTGTCGGAACCGTCCCGAGGGCGATGAGCTTCTCGGCGATAGCAGGATCCTGGGAGAGGTTAATGAGGGCTTCGGCAGCCGGTGCCGCGAGCTCGGGATCGTCGCGGATAAGGCGAGCGATCGGAGGCAGGGCGATGTCGGCGCGGGCGGCGAGGGGGCCGAGGCCATCATCAGAGCCAGTAAGCCCTCGGACGATGTCGACCGCCGCCTTCTTCACCTGGAGAACCAATCCGTTATTAgataccgagagagagagagagagagagagagagagagagagagattacttGGAGGGAAGGGGCGGACAGAAACCCTAGGAGTTCGTCGACCTCTGTcgccatagagagagagagagagagagaaagagagacaggGCGTATGCAATATTTGTGCCGTGGTAGGCTCAATAACTTGTATAGTAATCGTAATATTTGTAAtttgctaattttttttattaatttttaattattataatattattatttaactcatttatagtatttttaaataatatttacagGTTTTATTGAGATGCCGAAAATActataaacataaaaaatataaataatatcatattgtgtcttttatttattattactTGAAGACCACTAAGATATCATGTTTTTAGTTTTATAATTGATTTAATTGAggtaaaaaatttattttgattatttataaCATTTTTAAATAGATTTTACAGTATTCTTATTATAGTGGTCAAAACACTATAACAAGTTAATATTTAATTTGTATTTGAGTGATGTTtgtcttaaattataataaatatatatttaaatcataatatgcataatatatcaaatgattctagcgtgttttgatttcatttactCATTTATAATATTGTGACAACTAAAATACTGCAAAAgatcaaaaatactataataggCCTAAATATTAAAACAGGTAAAAGTAATTTAGATAGTTTTTAAATTAGGGATACGCTACTTTTTGAAAAATATCTCAAATATAGATAATTTTTAGAAAAATAGCCCTAAGAAGAATGAAAGAAACAGAGAGAAATCTCCTGCCTTACTAATAGACGAAAAAACTCAAAAAAAGGAGTACTActttttatcaaaaataatttccaaAGAAAAgtagttcattaaaaaaaaaagatagaattgGAGCTGAATTTAGTGGGTATAAACATTTTGCAACTAATTAAGAAAAATACAAAAGTGAATGAAATAAGATCATAATTAACAAGCAATCATATAGACATGCGAAATTTCAATTAGATACTCGATGGAGTCCACATCTAAGTCTAGGCGAGATAACGATACAACTTCCTGTCACCCTCGTCCCTCTCCAAGAATTCCCGCTCAATCAGAGACTCGATCCTCTTCTTAATCACGACAGGGTTCGGCAGGAAACGTGGCTGCAACTGCTTGGTCACCTCCGTCACAATGCTGTTGTAACCCGTAACCCGTCGGGCCTTCATGACCCTGATTATTGCTGCCTCGATCTGAGGTTTCCTGTCTTCCTCCACCTGCTGGCGAGTCTCCTGCTTCTCTGGCTCTGATTCCTTCTGCGCGGTGACTGTGCCAATCTTGATCTTGAAGAACTTGCTCATGAACTTGTCGTTGATGGAGAAGATATCATCCTCGGCTATGTCCTTGCTCATTGGAACCTTACGGAGAACATTCTTGCCCAGAACACAAGCAAGAGACTGAAGGCATCGCTTGAGATCTTGTGATGGTATTGCAGTTGCCTGTTCAATTTCTTTACAGCTCAGCCGGTCTACTGAATTGAACAGCATGAGAATGCACATCTGATAGGTAGAAACATTCAGCTCATGCTTCTGACCCTTAGCAAAAGTGGCCTTCAGGTCAGCTGTTCCCATGTTGGTTTGCCATGTCAACCGCCGGCCACTATGGGTTCCAAGATAATATGCTCGAAACTTGTCACATACACCAAGAATTTCAGCTGGAAGGTTACATGCAGCACTAGGTTGGGTTGGCCACGATCCAGTTGTGAGAACCTGCACGACCAGGGTAGGACCTTCCCCAGCTTCGAAACCTTGACTGGCATAAAATCCTTGCATGGTGTCCTGGGAGGTCTTCATATCTGTAAACATGCCTTCGAGTTTAGAGGTAAACTGATAGCCACATTCGGTCTTGAGCTTCACTATCAGATTTCTCTCGGCATCATCTGAAACTATCTTCCCAGAAAGGAGCCGCTTTGCCAGGTGTTGCTTGTAATATTTCTCAAAGATGTCCTTCTCTTGTAAGTACCTAAAGAGCATCATCACTTTGTCGAGAACAATCTCTACATCCTCTTCACTGACACCTTTCAAATTTTTATGGAGTTTGTCATTGACATATAGGGAAATAAACTCTGGAGATCGGCTATTGAGATTGATGAAATATTCAAAAGAAGAATTTAAGGCATTTTGGAAAGACTTGTCATTATTAAATGCTGCGGCGATGATCTTATCAtacttatccttttcattcagaaGTCGCTGAACAAAGTCCACAGGATCCTTCAATCTCTCTGGATCTGTTACTAACTGCTTCCCAGTTTCTCGAAGATGTGAAGTCATGAGATCTCTTATCAACCGAAGGCCTTCAGTAACTCGCTGGAACAAATTGTACATTCTGATTAAGTCTTCATACCTATCATCTACAAGCATATTAACAAGGCCAGAGTTCTCCATATGGACCAATTGTTTCATGTGGTTAGCAATCATCTCCTTCTCTACAACACAAATAATTTTTGGTTCAGTTTTTGTATCCAAGTATTGAGAAACCCTCTCCATCTCTTCATTGAGCCGTCTCTCAGCTTTTTTTAAGTACTCACCACAATTGCAGCACTCAATGAACTGCTGGGACTCGCCACTATAAAAACTAGCTGAAACGTCCAGAAAGGGCTTCTCAAAATCTTCTTGATACACTGAAGATCCCAGATCCATTAGCATCTTTGTTATATTCCTCATCAATCCTCGATTAATAACTTCACCCGTGCGCTCTTTATGTATAAGCTCAAGAATTGTATTAAGTTGCCTGTCCTGAATTTTGCTGGAACGAATGATATTATCTCTCCACAGATTCAGTCCTAGTTCATATACTGGCGTCTTACGGGAACTGGTAATGAATGTCCTATCCATGTACATCAGTATATCTCGGATCATTTGCAATGCCTTGGTGTGTTCTCCCCATTTTCTGTTCAGTTCCTCAAGAAATAGATCACCCTGAACAGCCTCAATTGATTGTGATATTTCCTTTAGGTGCCATGTCATGGTGGTCATAAGTCCAGAGTACAATTTTTCTCCATGTTTGTGGAGCACCATATTGTAAGCATTCCTATATTCATAAGAAGCTCAAATTAAAAAAAGCAGTtggatgaaaaaaataataataatttaaaaagtgTTAGGTGTCAACaggcgccaaggtcccaaaatgaTCGAGGCGCTAAGCACAGAtgcgctctaaaatattaaaatataaaaaaaataatataattaataaatataattatttaaataaaaatatgatattaaattaaaaagatttaaagtaccaagtcacattatccatctcgtaataacaaaaatgtcaatagactcaaaattctaaacaataaagttttacatcaaagtcattcatcatcataatcaacatCGTCGTCATTTTTAAACAATTCACCTTGAATGAATTTAttctcttcctcttgtccttcttcttttttatcaaaatatgtttcattctcttcaGCAATAACAAGAACCGAACTTGATgttgttgcactcatttttctctttgtcgtcttgtatatgtttgtaattcttcaGCACTTGAAGCTCTTACTACATCTCCCCATGTCAAGCTATCATCTTTAAATACAAATTCATCTTCAACATCTTGCAAGTTCGTACTTATTTCTCCCACCAACTGCTCATTTGCATCATCAATGTCTTGTAATGAGATTGGATCAATTCTATTTCGCAAATCATgacgagccttcaaagcttgattatactttatataaacaaGATCGTGTACTTGTTGATcctctaaccgatttcttctcttttagtgaatctgtcatgtcatataatataaaaatatattaatacatctatctaaaaaaataaattaaaatattctgTGATCAATGCATGCTCAAAGATACTCCAGTTTCGCACACAACCcgtagcactacatgtcaaactaagtatttAGATAGCAAATTGCTGCAAGTTAGGGGTGAAATTTCCAAATAAACTCCACCATTCGgttgcaaaatttattttattattagcaataacataataacatacTATAaacgaaattaattatatcaaattattaatacctggggATATAATTGTCCTTGATCAAATtaccattggaattccaaaaaagcCATCAGTattcttatataaagataatttatgaataatcttatcttacaCCGAAAGGGATAATCTACAGTGCACTGATATAACTCATTCAGAACTTCTCCATCAAACCCAACGAATgtgatcttataaaagaattctgggttcaaataatatcctactacATGTAAGGGATAATCAAGCTGACAATTTCATCTTTCGtcgataattataaatattttctcatattttttttatttccattaAAAGACTTTTGAATCATCTCATTTGCTCTATCTATAGCCTCAAAAATATATCTAATTCCAGGCTCAATTTTATTTTCCGCCAACTgaatgactcgaacaagagggctcattacctttaatatataaaatataagattccaaaaggatgacattaatgATATCactagccctcttgccttttgcttcttttgcccatttgcttatCACCCATTTCTCCaaggtaaacatgtttctcaggttatgtttttgacgatgcatgctctgtaatgtcaagaggaagtagcaaatcgggtgacaccatatctcacaAATTCCTTATTGCCTATGAATTATCTCATCATATTCATAGCCCCAGCATAATTATAGaaaaatccaacaacaaagattGTCCTTTttaaagttttcttgatttcagaaatcttttcaatatcctccaacattaaatcagtaTAATATGCCACACATGAAGTCCAATATAAGTGTTATCTTTTTGTTTCAagtaatttacctgagacaaaagataataaaaatgataagacttaggaGTTTAATACATCTTCCATTTAATTAAAGACAAAgtaattaaaaaattcaaaagatgaatctTACCAtctaatacatagttgcttccattgtcggttataacTTAGACGAACTTgttaagtaaatcatatatcttttctCTAGATTTCACAAAGGATGAtgtatctattgacttcacaaacatagttccTAAAGAactattaaccataaaattaattaaactCATGCGCCTTCTGTCGgttcaaacatctgacataaaagAGCAACTATGTTTTACTCATGATTCTTTGTGGCTCTTTAGTAAGTTATTTATATAATCCAACTCTTTTTTCTACAATGAAACccacatctcataataacttagagGTTTTAATCCCCCATCATATCTTTCAATAACTTCAATCAtcaccttaaaactgtctaaacgagttataCTAAGGGGAAGGCTAGCctaatagaagaagcgagcaatgtgctaaaTTGTTCTTccccttatttctttatcacaagaatcacttatatttatttatcttaattttgAGCCTCCTCCATCAGTctttttttacccttcttagtaaCCATAGCTTCTTTACAGTTTTTGTCACGTActtttttcccacttgggttGACACTCTcaaaataatcttcttcttcatcatccctGATATGTTCAACATTATTCTCCAGTAAAATATCATAAGATCcattcttttgcatcttttttcATTCATATGAGCCAGcagctcttcttttacctcaagtGGTCACTTCTTACAAGCTGctacattcttgaaatttcctactagatgctgctttacatgaaaaatatcacctctagtagtcttatcacAAAAGATATAAATAACTACATTAGGCTctttaggatcctttagataattatatttcTATGCATGATCCTTTTTTGAATTCGTTGAAGAATCTATTAAATTGCTTTATATACTTGTCATTTATCCTAAaaccctaataataattttaaataaacaaagattagcaatgttaaaatctaaataatatattattaatctaataaataaagattattttgtatagtaattaataatctactgttaatagtatatttacTACTAATAGTAGTAGGGAAGAGTAGAGACTAACAGTGAGAAGTCGCGGATAGTAGCAGAAGCTGAGAAGACTCGATTGGCGACGGAGGAAGACTCAGTGGCAAGGGGAGAAACCGTCGGGGACGAAAGCAGAGGAAGAAATCATCAGCGACGAACTCAAAGGGTGAAATCTTCGATGGCAAAAATAGAGAGAGATGTGTGCATAAAGTTGGGAGTCGGGGTTGTGTGCTGCTATAACTGCATGCATTAGTtcattcaatcgaaccaactaacaaAAATTTAACTGAACCATATTTAAGTCTAGTTCGATCGCCTTATATCAGTCGGGCACTCGTCCGAAGCGCCCAGGCAGTGCCTCATTAAAGCGCCCTACCTGGCCCTTaaacgaggtgctcgggcctcgcctcacctcactCGAGTACTTAGGAGAGCGCTCGAGCACCCTTTTAAatcactgaaaaaaaaaaataattgtgaTTATATTATAACCACCaaacctaaaaataaaataaagaaatttAAAGACCAAGGTGAATAATAAGAAGGAAAAGGCTTACAAATGCAAACAACTCAATGATTTGACAAAGTGATGATTAGGTGGGTGTATTGTCAAACGACAAAGTCATATGAAATTGAACAAAGAACAAGGCAGAAAGAATGGGTTCAAATataacaaatttgaagtcaagaaaACATAAATGCTCAACATTAGCATTTAATTTCTACATTAATTGATCAATGACGACTCCACAGGTATCTCAACATCTACAATTTGGGTGAAGTCACAATATACAAAAGCCAGAAAGTAGATTGCAAGATTGAGGAGGCACAAAATGAGGCTCTTGCAGTAACTTATATGAGTAAATATGCCGCTACGAAAATTACTGACAAccatcttcttcttcacttgtAACGTTAGCTAACTTTTCCAAGACATTAAAGTCAAAAGACATCAAATGAACATAATAGCATTTATCAATGAAATATCTAGAAAGTGTATATGTAGAAATGTAACAGCTAGAAATTTTTTATGTTAAATAATAAGATTTATTAATCAATGAAGGCATTATATGTTATGACATGAAAAAAAGCACTCGAGCATGGAATATTTGTCTATCTCCAAGAAAGTGAGGTTAGTAAGTGTTCCTACGAGTATAATATGTTTACAGGAAACAAAAGAATAAAAGCATTTTGAATGTTTTCATGTATGTGGATGCTTACTGCTTGCTAGAAAAGAGGTAGAGATAATTCACAAAGTCAGTTATGACAACGATATTCATTTGTAAATGTTAATCAAGACTCTATCCATTGGGCACTGAGACGCAGAAAGATGGTAACAGATTTTTCAGATTTCAGAAAAGCTATACTGAGTACTGTTAAGAAATTAATAGTTGATAAACTGACAAAATTTAACACTGAAGTAACTTGTAGAATGAAACTTCTTAGAAGTTTCATCTATCAAAAGCCTTCTTAGAAGTCTCTTATGTAAGATGAAATTGGGCTTTGTGAGACATGCATGGAAAGTACTAGCGACACTGATCAACAAACATGCGAGTAAGGATTAAAATCTTGCTCCGATGCTAATACCAGTCAGCAGTCAGCCCAGCATAATACCGATGCAGTTTGACATATCTACATTCAAAATGGGTCGCTACCAGCTGaatcagtgagagagagagagaaagagagagagagagagagagagagagagagagagagagagtgacggGAGGGGAGGAGGTGGAAGAGGTGGAGGCGACAGAGGATGAGGAAGTGGTGATGCGCACCAATAGGAGACAAAAGTGACACTGCAGAGAGGAGACAGCAATGTGGCGagctggaggaagaggaaggggagAGAGGatgaacaaaaagagaaaaagaaaagaataagaagaaaaagaaaaagaaaaatataatcggGATaactatctaatttttttttaaaaaggatAAGAATACTAGTATTTGTCTTCTTATCACTCGATAAGATGGTATAGTATGGTTACCAAGCTGTACAAACCATACCGGACCGAAATAGGCAAAATCATCTTGTCCACGTTCCGATTGGCTGTCCAACGGATAAATAATGGTTCATACTTACCAGTACAGGTTGCATTTAATCCTTCATCCAAATACTCTTAGTTAATTGGATATGGCAAGTCTTAATGGGCGAAATCCCAAAATGTACAAGGAAGCAGTTCGATATATGTCTTCTCTATCAACTGCTTTTCGTTGGAGTACAAAGGCAGCACAACATGTTGCACTATCAACATGCACAGACTCCTTGCAATGAGTTTTCAAAGCCATATAGCTTAGGTACTTGTCATCCTAGGTTAAAACATCCGCAGGAAGACGCTATCACATGATTTCATTTCTCTAATAATAAGCAAGCATTTAAGTTAGACGAGAACCTCAACAACAAGGAGGAAGCAAAGAGGTAGGTGCAAGCC
Protein-coding regions in this window:
- the LOC135674069 gene encoding cullin-3A-like isoform X2, which translates into the protein MVLHKHGEKLYSGLMTTMTWHLKEISQSIEAVQGDLFLEELNRKWGEHTKALQMIRDILMYMDRTFITSSRKTPVYELGLNLWRDNIIRSSKIQDRQLNTILELIHKERTGEVINRGLMRNITKMLMDLGSSVYQEDFEKPFLDVSASFYSGESQQFIECCNCGEYLKKAERRLNEEMERVSQYLDTKTEPKIICVVEKEMIANHMKQLVHMENSGLVNMLVDDRYEDLIRMYNLFQRVTEGLRLIRDLMTSHLRETGKQLVTDPERLKDPVDFVQRLLNEKDKYDKIIAAAFNNDKSFQNALNSSFEYFINLNSRSPEFISLYVNDKLHKNLKGVSEEDVEIVLDKVMMLFRYLQEKDIFEKYYKQHLAKRLLSGKIVSDDAERNLIVKLKTECGYQFTSKLEGMFTDMKTSQDTMQGFYASQGFEAGEGPTLVVQVLTTGSWPTQPSAACNLPAEILGVCDKFRAYYLGTHSGRRLTWQTNMGTADLKATFAKGQKHELNVSTYQMCILMLFNSVDRLSCKEIEQATAIPSQDLKRCLQSLACVLGKNVLRKVPMSKDIAEDDIFSINDKFMSKFFKIKIGTVTAQKESEPEKQETRQQVEEDRKPQIEAAIIRVMKARRVTGYNSIVTEVTKQLQPRFLPNPVVIKKRIESLIEREFLERDEGDRKLYRYLA
- the LOC135674069 gene encoding cullin-3A-like isoform X1 produces the protein MSAQRKRNFKIEAFKHRVDLDPKYAEKTWKVLEHAIHEIYNHNASGLSFEELYRNAYNMVLHKHGEKLYSGLMTTMTWHLKEISQSIEAVQGDLFLEELNRKWGEHTKALQMIRDILMYMDRTFITSSRKTPVYELGLNLWRDNIIRSSKIQDRQLNTILELIHKERTGEVINRGLMRNITKMLMDLGSSVYQEDFEKPFLDVSASFYSGESQQFIECCNCGEYLKKAERRLNEEMERVSQYLDTKTEPKIICVVEKEMIANHMKQLVHMENSGLVNMLVDDRYEDLIRMYNLFQRVTEGLRLIRDLMTSHLRETGKQLVTDPERLKDPVDFVQRLLNEKDKYDKIIAAAFNNDKSFQNALNSSFEYFINLNSRSPEFISLYVNDKLHKNLKGVSEEDVEIVLDKVMMLFRYLQEKDIFEKYYKQHLAKRLLSGKIVSDDAERNLIVKLKTECGYQFTSKLEGMFTDMKTSQDTMQGFYASQGFEAGEGPTLVVQVLTTGSWPTQPSAACNLPAEILGVCDKFRAYYLGTHSGRRLTWQTNMGTADLKATFAKGQKHELNVSTYQMCILMLFNSVDRLSCKEIEQATAIPSQDLKRCLQSLACVLGKNVLRKVPMSKDIAEDDIFSINDKFMSKFFKIKIGTVTAQKESEPEKQETRQQVEEDRKPQIEAAIIRVMKARRVTGYNSIVTEVTKQLQPRFLPNPVVIKKRIESLIEREFLERDEGDRKLYRYLA